Part of the Intestinibacillus sp. Marseille-P6563 genome is shown below.
TCATCCTGAATGATACGCTCGATGAGCGCACGCGGCTGTTCGTCCATGCGCGCAGCCAGCTGGCGATACGCGCGGATGGCTTCGCGTTCCCCGGCAATGGCCTGGCGCAGCATTTTGTCCCGGTCCTTTTCATAGGACACCACACCCGACGACCACCAGTGCGGCCGTCCGCCCGCAAAACTCAGGAGTTTGGGGTTGCCGCCATAACGCCCAATCAGCTCGCCCAACCGGCGCAGATGCAAGATTTCATTTTGCGCGATGCACGCAAACAGTTCGGCAAGGTCGGCATCTTCTTCCAGCCGCAGGCTGTTGTAGAAGTATTGCGACGCCGCGGTCAGCTCGCTGTGCGCCCCGGCATACACACCAAACAGTGCCCGCACGAGCGCCGGATTGGAGTTTTGCGCGCCCACTTTGGGCCAGGGCAGCATTAACATGTTATGCACACAGTTATTCACAGTCATCCGCCTCCATTTCGTCTTTGAACAGCTTATGCACAGAGTTATCAATAGGTATATTTTTGGGTGCGAGAAAAAAAACTACAAACTTCGTTCATTCTGCCGAAAGGCTTCCGGTCGCCTTGACAAGGCCGGATAAACAGGCTACAATACTAAGTACAGCTTGTTCTTAAGCACCATATCTTGTGCGGAGGACAAGCTGTACCCACGAAATTTGGTAAAATGGTCGAAATCGGCTGCTTTCTGCCGGTTCCCGTCCTCTTTTGGAGAAAGTAGGCAATGCACATGATAACGCAGATCGTCAAGCGCGACGGCCGCACGGTCGCCTTCGAGCTCGACAAGATCGCGGACGCGATTTTCAAGGCCGCGCAGGCTTCCGGCGGCCGGGATTATGAGATGTCCACCGAGCTGGCCAGCCAGGTCGAACAGGAGCTGGAAGCCGAATCGCTCACCTGCCCCACGGTCGAACAGGTGCAGGACGTCGTGGAAAAGGTCCTGGTCAAAAGCGGCCATGCCCGCACGGCAAAAAAATACATCCTCTACCGCAACGAGCGCACCCGCGTGCGCGAGATGAACACTCGCCTGATGAAAGTTTACGAGGACCTGACGTTCCAGTCCTCGCTCGAAAACGACGTCAAGCGTGAAAACGCCAACATCGACGGCGACACCGCCATGGGCACCATGCTCAAATACGGTTCCGAGGGCGCCAAGCAGTTCTATGACATGTTCATCCTCGACCCCGAGCATTCCAAGGCCCACCGCGAAGGCGATATCCACATCCACGACCTGGACTTTTTAACACTCACCACCACCTGCTGCCAGATCGATTTGCTGAAACTGTTCCAGGACGGTTTTTCCACCGGTCACGGTTTTTTGCGCGAACCCAACGATATCCGTTCGTATTCGGCACTGGCCTGCATCGCCATCCAGTCCAACCAGAACGACCAGCATGGCGGGCAGAGCGTCCCTAACTTTGACTATTCTATGGCGCCCGGCGTAAAAAAGACCTTCCGCCGCGCTTTTACCGATAATTTAACCAAAGCCCTGGAAATTTATCTCGAGCAGGAAGATGGCGAACTGATGAGCAAAGCCATCATCAGTCGCTGCGAAAAGGAGACCGGCAAATGGGCCTGCTTTGCGGGCGACAACGGCTTTGACGAAGCCGTGCGCGCCGTACTCCTCGAGCAGATGGACGAAAAGCTGGCCGATAAAATCCTGCGCTTTGTCCGCAAGTATGCGGTCAAGGAGACCCGCCGCGCGACCTATCAGGCCATGGAAGCGCTGGTACATAACCTCAACACCATGCACTCGCGCGCCGGCGCACAGATTCCGTTCTCGTCCCTCAATTACGGCACCGATACCTCGGCCGAAGGCCGCTTGGTCATGGAATGCCTGCTGCTGGCCACCGAAGCTGGCCTTGGCAATGGGGAAACTTCGATCTTCCCCATCCACATCTTCAAGGTCAAGGATGGCATCAACTTCAACCCCGGCGAACCCAACTATGACCTGTTCCAGCTGGCCATGCGGGTATCGGCCAAGCGTATGTTCCCGAACTTCTCGTTCCTGGACGCGCCGTTTAATCTGCAATACTACAAGCCCGGCCATCCGGAAACCGAATGTGCCTATATGGGCTGCCGCACCCGCGTCATCGGCAATGTGTACGACCCCACCCGGGAAATCGTCAATGGCCGCGGCAACCTGAGCTTTACGTCTATTAACCTGCCGCGCATCGCTATGCGGTCGCACGGCGACATCGATTTCTTCTTCGAAGATCTGGACCGCAAGATCGATCTGGTCATCGACCAGCTGCTGGCGCGCTTTAAAATCCAGTGCCAGAAGAAGGTCCGCAACTACCCCTTCCTCATGGGTGAGGGCGTATGGATCGATTCGGAAAAGCTGAACCCCGATGATTCGGTCGCGGAGGTCCTCAAACACGGTACCCTGACCTGCGGCTTTATCGGTTTGGCCGAATGCCTGAAAGCACTTTTGGGCGTCCACCACGGCGAAAGTGAGGAAGCACAGAACCTGGGCCTTGAGATCGTCAAGCACATGCGGGACCGCATGGACCAGGCATCGCAGGAATATCACCTCAACTTCTCGCTCATTGCGACCCCGGCCGAAGGCTTGGCCGGACGGTTTGTCAAAATCGACCGCGAGCGGTACGGCCTGATCGAAGGCGTGACCGACCGTGAGTATTACACCAACTCGTTCCATGTTCCGGTGTATTTCCCGATCGGCGCGTTTGAGAAGATCCGCCGCGAAGCGCCCTATCATGCGCTGACCAATGGCGGTCACATCAGCTACATCGAGCTGGACGGCGATCCGACCCAGAATCTCGAAGCCTTTGAGCAGGTGGTCCGCTTCATGAAGGAAGCCGGCATCGGCTATGGTGCCATCAACCACCCCATTGACCGTGACCCGGTTTGCGGGTATACTGGAATCATCGGCGATGTCTGCCCCCGTTGTGGGCGGCACGAGGGGGAAGGCGTCCCGCTGGCCAAGCTGCGCAAGCTTGGGCTTTACAAGAACTACAACAGTACGACCATCGGCTATCACGGCGATCCCAGCGAGGAAGCGGACCGCCGGCCGAATCCGGTCAAGTAACTCTCCCGTTATATTTGGAAAGGAAGTCAGCATCATGGCAAAGCAGTTTAAAGTTACCGAAGTCAACGGCGTCGAAATGGTCGGCGAAGGCATTGGTTTTGAGCGCATCCGCCGCATCACGGGTTACCTGGTTGGTACCCTGGACCGTTTCAACAACGGCAAGCGCGCCGAAGAACATGACCGCGTGAAGCATGACGCTTCCTGCTGCTCTCTAACCGGTACTCGTAGCGCATAAAATATGGAAGATTCTTTACGCCTGGCCGGCGTCGTCCGCGAATCGATCGTGGACGGCCCCGGTATCCGGTATACGATTTTTGTGCAGGGCTGTCCGCATAACTGCCCGGGCTGCCACAATCCGCAGACCCACGACTTTGCAGGCGGTACGGACACCCCCATCCAAACCGTACTCGATGAGATCGACGCAAGCCCCTTTCTCAAAGGGGTCACTTTTTCGGGCGGTGAGCCGTTTTGCCAGGCGGCAGGGCTCTTACCCTTGGCCAAGGCCCTTAAAGCCCGTGGCAAGCATCTGATGGCTTATACGGGCTATACCTTTGAAGAACTGCTCTCTCTGAATGATTCGGCTGTCCGGCCCCTGCTCGAGCAACTCGACCTGCTGGTCGATGGCCGTTTTATCGAAGCCGAAAAAAGTCTGGCACTAAAATTCCGCGGCAGTTCCAACCAGCGTGTGCTGGATGTGCCCGCCTCTCTCCAGGCCAATGCTCCGGTTTGGGCAGAAGCCTATCGATAAATACAAAACGCCTGCTTCCGCAGGCGCTTTTTTTATCATCAAAAAACCCCATGGTTTGAAACCATGGGGTTTTGTATCTCTTAGAAGTGCATGGGGGTCAGCTTGCAGTAATCCTCGATCGTGCCGCCCTTGCGGAAGCAGTCGATGATTTCCTTGCCCAGCGGGTCGAGTTCGTCGGTGTAGAACTTGTCGAGCTCCTTGGCAAAGAAGTCGGTCAGGATCTTTGCACCTGCATCGTAACCGTCCTCGCCCATACGGTCCTGGGTCTCAGTGCGCAGGAACTTGGAACGGATGGACTGGCCTTCGATGGTCATTTCCAGCATCGCATAGCCGAGCAGCGGGCAGCGAGCCGGCGTTACCTTGTCGCGCTTGACATGGCCATTGTGACGGCTGAGCCATTCACGGCTGAGCCATTCGGCGGCAAAACCAACGCGATATACACCGATGTGCTGATTGGGGATGAGCACATAGCGGGTGTTCGGATTATCAATGATCTGCTTAAGCAGCAGGTTTGCCTGCTTAACGCGCTTACCGGTTGCAAACGGCCAGTACGAACCAACGCCTTCGCTCTTGAGTTCGCCGCCGCCCACGATGGACGGATTCTTAAAGCCGCGCGGTGCGACCAGACGCCACATCCAAGCCAGTGCCGGCGGAATGAAGTGCAGCATACCCATGATGCCGTAGTTCGGGTTATCGCGGGTAGACGGGGGCATACGGGTACCGAACGAACGGATATCGACCTCAACCGGCTCGGTAACGATGTGCGGCACCATTTCACGCGGAACGATCGCACGGGGGTTCGGGCAGGGCTTGCCGTTGGAGTCCAGGGTGTGTTCCCAGATCAGGCTGGTCGCGCCCACGACGCCCTGAATGTTGAAGAAGCACAGCGGCTCGCTCGGCTGGGTGCAGATGCGTTCATATACCGGGTCGCAGCCATAATGGGTCACGCCGTCCATGCGCAGGAACCAGCCGTCCTCGCCATCGACCAGCGTCAGCTTGCCGCTGCCGGTCTGCAGCTTGGGATAGCAGGTCGCCATATCGTCACATACCGGCTCGATGCGTGCCGTACGGCCCAGGTTCAGGATGGTCGGTTCGCCCGTCACAGTATTAACCGACAGCAGCACGCGGCCATCTTCGGTACGGGCAATATCCTGGAGCATTTCGCTCTTACCGCCGCCCGATGCGCCTTCGTGCATGATGACCAGTTCGTTATCGTACTGGGTGGTCAGACGGGCTGCCGAAGCGTGCGCGGTCACCCAGTCTTCCTGCTCACCGATGTCGAGCAGAACCGAATAAACGCCCTTCTTCGCAGACGGTCCCGGATAGAGGTTATACGAGAAGACTTCGTGGCAGTCGTCCAGACGGTTGTGTACAACGACCTGCTTGCCGTTGAAGTGGGTGTGACGGAACGGGGGCGCAACGTAAACGATTGCGCGCGGCTTGTAGCCTTCGGTTTCCTCTGCGGAAACGAAGCCCTGCAAATTCGCCATTGCAAATGCAAAAAAAGCCGCATTTCGCGGGCAGATCAGCATCGAACCATACCCATAGATATTACCGCCCGAGTTGAAGGGCATAAAGATGAGTTCCTGTCCCTTGAGCCATTCGAGCGTCTGCTTCTTCATGTCCGCGAACGGGAAGCCATATACGTCGGCAAAGCGCGGCTTATCGGTCGGCTTATCGTCACCGATGCGCATGCAATCGGGGTCACGACGGCGCATGTAATCCTCTACATAATTGACCACAACGCCATTTTTGGCGCGCACGACGGTCGCTTCGACGACCTCGCCGCGGCCCGGTACATCATAGACCACATCGTACTTGCCCGAGCGGCCAGTGCCGAACACCATTTCATGCAATTCCTGCTTGGTCGTCGGGATGTAAATGCCCTTGCAGTTTTCGATCACATCGACGATCTCAGGTGAAAAAGTGAATTTTTTCAGCAATCGGTTCATACAATCAGTTCCTCCTTTTCGCGGCGCACCGGTCAGACGTGGACTTTCGGGCCGCCGATTTTTGCTTGTTCCTGTGCGAGAACAAACAATCGATTTATCACTGATTATACTATACTACGAAATTGGCCATCCGTCAATCTTGCATTCTTGTGATTTGCAAGTTTTTGTTTGGTGACTTGCAGAAAATTTTATTTACTGATTTGGTAATTTGTTTTGATTTGGTTGAGCTTGAGCTGCGCAGTGCGATAACTCTGGTCGGAAGTCGGCGTCCCTGCGGCTACACCCAGCAACGCCGCGTCCGCAGGCAGAACATACCCGTAGGTTTTCCAACGTTCCACCGCTCGTTCATATGCAGTCTGTTCGGCGTCAGCCTGCATCTGGCTTTGGCTCAGCGCCCAATCGGACTGCATCTGCTGGTAGGCCATCGTAGGCATACCGTTTAGATATCCGGTCAGCCCGGCCAGCGAGATCGAATAATCGCGGTCAGCATTGTACTGACTGAGCGCCGCCTGGGCCTGCTGCAAGGCTGCCGAGGCCTCGCTGTTATAATATCCGCTCAGCAGACTGGCCTCCTGATCGGCGGCCGACTGGGCGGCAGCCGACCGCGCATCCAGCCGCGCCGCGGCCAGATTATTTAGGTCACTGCGGTAGGCGTTGTCCATCGCCACCCGACTGGTTTCGGTATAGCCGGAGGTCGGCGCGCCATAGGCGCTGCCGGTACTCAGCCCCAAAGCCGCCAGTTTTTCTTCATTGCCCAGCGCCGACCGGCGGGCATTGACATCCGCCTGGGTCATCCCCTGCCGGTAACTCTGTTCAATGTCGGCATACTGGCTTTGCAGCCGCTGCCCAATGGCCTGCCGGGCGGTTTCAAACGCCTGGAGTCGCGCTTTGGCAGCGGCATCGTACAGTCCGGTCACTCCCAGCTCGCTGTCCTCTTCCCCGCTCGATATCCAATACGGCCGATAATTCTGGGTCCATACCGAAACCGCTTCGTTGCTGCCGACCTTGCCGGCCAGCCCCATGGCATCGATTTTGGCCTGCCGCTCTTTAAGCAAGCGGGCGCGTTCGGCCGCATCGGTGGTGTTGGCAATCGCTTCCGCATAGTCAAAATTGGGGTCAAAAGACACCGAACCGCTGCCCTTACTGCTGCTGGAAGAACTGCTGGAACCTCCCGAACTGCTCGGCTTTTTGCTTGCGGCACTCGCCGCGCCAATGGCTGCGCTGATCGCGCCGCTGATCATTCCTGAAAGCATCTTTCTCCATCCTCTCTTTCTTTATGATAGCCCGCGCGCGCCCAGCGTGTAGCGGATACCAAGCGCCAGCAGACCGAAGGGCTCGCCCGCCCGGTTGTTGCGGATGCGCACCCGTACCAGCCGTGCCCGGTGCAGTTTGCGCCGCACCCGCATGTTGACCGCCCCGGGCTGACAACGGAAGGTGAAACGGGAAAAGTCGAGCGTTTCAAACGAAAACAAATCCAGATTCCGGTCGAGTGCCAAAATCTCGCCTTCCCCGGTCTCATAGGTCACCCGCACGCCCGAGCGCGTATAGGCCATGAGCGTGGCCATCACTTCGCGCACATTTTTCTGCCGTCCCCAGGTACCCAGCGGCAGATCGGGCGTACACCACCAGGCGTCGATCGCCTGACCGTCATCCAAATAGGCATCCCGCTCGTCCTTATCACTCACCCGGCAGATGCGGCCATCGGTCGTACCAAACCACAGTCGCCCGTCGAGCACCATAAAGCAGACCGCCGGGAAGGAATCCCAGTAATACCATTCGGGCGAACCGTCCGACCGCGATACTCTCCCGTCGGCCACATAGCACTTGCCGTCCACAGCCAGATAATATTTGTCCTTCCACACCACAGCGCACGCATCGGCCAGCCCGTTTTCGCCCGTCAAGCGCGGATCAACCGCGCGGGACATGCGCCGGATGGCGCGCTGGGCGGTCACGGCAGTACCAAACACGCCCATCACCCCGTCGGACGATAAAAACAGCGGGGTATCGCCCAGACTGGCAAAACTGCGCGGCGCCAGCCCGCCGGCGCCCTGCGCGCCCTGCTGCAAGGGATAGGCAGCCGTCCCGTTGTCATCGAGCAAAAAGGTGCGCAGATATTGGGTCGCCTCTTGATTCCCGCCCTCTTTGATGACCAACTGGCTTTCGTATTGCCGCACATAGCCGACAATGGCCGAAGCATCCGAACCGATTTTGGTATACCCGGTGTCGGGGAAATAGGCCGGGTCATACAGCCCACTTTGCCAGTCGCAGTTGGGCTCGTCCGGGTTGCCGGACAAAAACACGCGGGTATCGTTTTTGCCGCCGTACAGCCCTGCAAAGCGGCATTTGTTGATCTTGTCGGCATTGCCTTTGATGGTCTTACTGAACGTAATCGTGACATTCGCGATGCCGTTGGCGTTGGCGGGGGGCGAACCGAGTGTCACCACGCCGGTTGCCCGGTCAACCGACGAAACGGTGACTTTATCCCCGCCCACGGTGGCGGTGACTTCGGCATCATCGATATCCTGTGCATCCAGATAAAACTGGGTAGCCGACCCGTTGCCCACAAAAGTATTGATGCGCTTGGGGGTCAGAAGATTGACCGCTTCCAGACTGGTGCCGCCGCCGGTCGGCTCGGCGGCAATGGTCGTGGTGGGCACAAAGGCCTCATCGGCCACGGGTGCGGTTGTCCACTTGTCCTCTTTCTGAAAGACCTTGCGATAGGTCTTGCCGTCGAGCAGATAGAGGGCACCGTTCATAAAGAACCCCTGTGAATAGTCTTCGTTCATGTCGGTGCACAGTTCAGTCAGCGCCCATTCGCCATTCATGTGCAGCAGCTTGGTGCCTGCATGCACCACCGCCCCCATCCCGCTCGGCAGGGCAAACAGTCCATAGATGACCCCTTCGGCCTCGGCCATTCGTTTGTATCCGGTGCGCTTACTCAAAAAGTCGGTTTCTTCGGCGATCATGTTGCAGGCGTCGGGCGAATGGGCCAGATCGGCCTTGGTCGAATGCACCGAAAAATCCACACCGCCGAAGCGTTCGGCCACCACTTCGTTTTCGGCCGCATAATTTGGAAACTGATAGGCCTGCATCAATACAGCTCCTTAATGGCAAATTGGGCAGCCGGACAGTGCATATCCAGCCGTGCGGCAAATTCCGCGCCCAGCCAGTTGAATTTTTCGTGGTCCTCGTCGCAGATGAGCAGCGCAGCCAGCCCATAGGGGAAGCATTCGCGCACCATGGCTTCCCCGGCGTCGATTTCATCGGTCAGGGCGTCCAGCCGAGGGGCGACGCGCAGGGGTTCCTGCCCATCCGCCTGGCGCAGCGCATTGATTTCGCGCAGACAGTTGGCCAACAGCTGGTTGAGCGCCCCAAGCGCAAAGGTTTCGTAATACGCCGCCCCCTCCTCCTGTTCACTCAGCAGGTTCATGGCTGCCAAAAAGCATTCTTTTCCGGTCATCGTCGGTCCTCCTTTGTCTGGGAATGGCCGGTGCGGGCTTTGGCCCGCACCGGTTCTGGCGTTATACCACCTTGGACGGATATTTGCCGTCCGCGACCGCATAGGCGCGCAGCGTTTCGCCCTCCTGCACGGTCACCTTGCTGACATATTCCTTGGCCGAATCCGAGTAGCGCGGGTCGGAGCCGTCCAGCGTGTAGCGGATAACCGCGCCGCCGTCGGCACAGGTCAGCGTACCGTCCGAGTTGACCGGGTCGGCGGTCACGGTGCCGGTGTTCACGCAGGCATAAACGCCCGCGCACTTGGCGCCGAGCACAAAGGCATCGTAATAATGGCGGCCTTCGATCAGAGCGCCGGATACACCCACCGGGTCCTCGTGCACCTTAGCATCCGCGATCTTGTACGGCATGAGCACGGCGTCCTTGTGGGTGATGAGGAACCAGCAGTTTTCGGGCATGTAGCTTTCGGGCACGCGTACGACCTCCATACCCAGCACCTCGCCGCAGATACCCTTGGCCACCGATTTGGCGCCCAGCGGGTCAATGGCCGTGAACTCGTCGGACAGACAGATGAACTTGTGCATTTCCGAGGAAATATAGAGGTAGCGTCCATCGGGCGGCACCAGACCGTCATCGAGCGCCTGCATGCCCTCACCGATGAGCGAAATGATATTGCTCTTGGTCGGCTTATCGCTCACCGCAATGGTGCCGGCCATGTTGGCAAAGCGGCGCAGCGCATACTTGTCCGCCGCAGGCGCCGACTTTTCTTTCAGCTGCAAGCGCAGCATGTCGGCCGCACGCTTCACGAGGTTCTGGTCCAGATTGTTGCCCTTGTCGATGGTCAGCGTAAACGCCTTATCCTGGGTCATGGTCAGTTCCTGCACGGTGTCCTGCATTTCGATCGGCGCGCCGTAGCGGCTGGAGCCTTCGCGCACATAATCGACCTCGTCCACGGTCACGGGCGTATACACCTTGAGGGTCTTCACGCCCGTCAGGTCAAAGGTGGTCGCAGTCTTGCCCTTGATGAACGAGTCGCGGCTGAATGCGGATGCGATCTCGTCGGAATACCCGGTTGCTAAATTGATTGCCATATGCTTTCCTCCCTATTCTCTTACATTTCTCCGCGCAGCGCGGCGATGACGGGGTCCATCTGCGCGGGCTGGCCGTCCCCGGCGGCAGAGCCGACGGCCTGCTGGCGGTTGCGGGCGTTCTGTTCGAGCGCCTGGAGCTGCGCCTTTAAAAGCGCGATCTCATACTTGCGGTAAGCCGATACCAGACTGCCTTCGGTCTGAGCGTCCTGCCAGACCTCCTGCGGGATGTCGCCCGGCTGCACGTCCGGATAGGCGGCAATGAAATTGGCATACACCTGGCCATTGGGCACCTGGCCGGACGCCCCGGCCATGCGGATCATCTCGCCCCGGCGGGACAGCCCGCTCACGGCCGCCTGGATAAGCTGGTCCATGGTCAGCGTGATCTGCTGCCCGTCCACAGTGAGCGTTACCGTATCGCCACTTGCCGGAGGCGCCGCTTCCCCCTCCTTAAACGGATTGGTCTGCTTGTCGGTTTTGTTCATTCTGCTTTTCCTCCTCCTGTCGTTTTCTGAGCGCACGCATCAGGCCGCGTTTGCCCTTCATGTGCTGGTCGGGCACATTCTGCAAATAAAGCAGCGGGTCAGCGATCAGACCGGTTTCGACCAGCCGGTCGTTGGTCACCGTCTGCACGGTCTCCGACCAGTAGCTCGCCTCACCCACTTCGACCTTGAGTTTCATCTCCCCGCCGCGCAGCTGGTTAAAGTCAAATTCCACCTGCTGCTCGTTGCCCTCTTCGTCGGTCACGGTATAACGGCGCACGCCGTAGTGCGCGCCCATCAAATCCAAAAACGAACGGGCCCAGTCCTCAATGAAGCGGTAAAACTCCAGCTTGACCAGTTCGAGCGGCGCGGCCGTGGCCTGCTGCACGGCCACGATGGCCGAGGTATTGGTCGGCGTGACGTTACCGAGCATGGCGTCTGACGCACCCATGAGCTCCATGGTGTCGGTCATCATCTGCTTTAGCACGTTCAGCACCTGGCTGGAAATATCGGGGGCCTTGAAAGCAGTCAGCACGGCCTGATTGGGGTTGCCGCGCATGCCGATGGCCTTGCCGATCTCGCTCGAGTACCCGTTGGGGAAACGGGTCATGTCGTAAATGATCTTGGGAAACGCCACCTGTTTGATGCACTGCACATACATGGAGTACAGCTTGTTGATGGCGATTTGGTTGGGGATGGCCTCGGTCACGGGCGACACGCCGTGGCAGCAATTCTTGCGCCGGTCCCAACTGAGGAACGCGAGCGGATAGCGGGTATAGGGCAGCACCTTCTCACGCATCACGGTCGCGTGCCGGGTGGTTTTCTGAAAGGCCACGCCGCCCGGCACCTTGCGCATGCGCAGCAGCACGGTCACACGGCGGTCTTTTTCGTGGGGCGTCATGTTTTCGCCCTCCCCATCCGGACGGATGGCGTTGATATCCGCGCTCGGACGGCGGTTTTTGAGCGCTTCGGTCTTGACTTCATCGACATCGCGGCGCATGGCCAGGATGATGTACGGCTGCCGCTCGACCTCGTCGGACGCCGTGTTGCCAAAATAGACGTTGGTGTTGTCGATGCACTCCACACGGATGTCGCCCTTGGCATACTGCCCGGTTTCGATGTCCGGGTCAAAATGGATGTACAAGCAGCCGTCGCCGTCCACGCAAGCGTTGCGCAGCACCATGCGGTTTAAGTTCTTGACCTTGCTGCGCTCCATGGCGCTTTCAAAGGCCTGCTCGAGCACCCGCTCGGTCTGGTCGCTGTCCCTGTCGCGGGCAAAGGGGGCCGCGCTCACGGCCACGTCGTCGCTGACCATCATGGCCACAAACAAATTGACGCAGCGCCGCAGCACATTAAAAATCAACGGGTCGAGGGTATTGACGCGCAGCCCTTCCCATTGGCGGCCCTGCACGAAGTCCTCGTTCTTTTTGACCTGTTCATATAAACCGATGCTGCGCTTGTAGTCCTGCCCGCGCTCATAGGCGCGCCACACCGCGCTCGGGGATGGATCAAATTGTTTCATCCTTGTCCTCCTTTTCGCCCGTGTACGCGAGCAGGGCGGCCAGATCGTCGGCGAACGCGTCGTCGGCTGCATCCGGCGGCGCTTCGCGTGCCGCCGTGTGGGCGTCCTCGTCCCGGCCATGCGGCCAGCCGCGCGCGATCAGGGCGCCGATGAGCGCCATCGCCCCCGCGCAAAGGGTCTGCAATACCATGGTTTCCATGTTCCTGCCTCCTCCCATTGTGTGCACCCATTTTAGGTGCGAAACTCCAAAAACTCCCGCACTTCCCCGGCCGCCCGGTCGGGCTCGGGCTCACCGGGCTCCCATACGCTAACTGCATAGCCGCGCAGCGCGTCCGGGGCATGGGTCAGTTCATGCGGCTGCCCGGCCACATCGTTGGGATTTTTCGTGTCGTGCTGCACAGCCCCCAGCGTGCGGATCAAATTGCGGCACGTCGAAAAAATTTGCAGCCGGGCGGTCAGCCCGCCCGCTCCATCCGGGATGGGCCGCAGCAGTTCCTTGACCGCATACCAGCCGGTGACTCGCTCGTTGCCGGACGGCTCAAAATACAGCCCGCTGTCCTGCCAAATCTCGGCGGCCGATCGGCCGCTTTCCTGCCTGCGGTGGAACAGATCGGGCGGCGCCAGCCGCACATCGATAACCTCCCGGCCTTCGGCGCGCCGCACCTGTTCGGCGGCTTCGGATAAAATGAGCCCCGGCTCATACACCTCGCGGTACACAT
Proteins encoded:
- a CDS encoding DUF4914 family protein — protein: MNRLLKKFTFSPEIVDVIENCKGIYIPTTKQELHEMVFGTGRSGKYDVVYDVPGRGEVVEATVVRAKNGVVVNYVEDYMRRRDPDCMRIGDDKPTDKPRFADVYGFPFADMKKQTLEWLKGQELIFMPFNSGGNIYGYGSMLICPRNAAFFAFAMANLQGFVSAEETEGYKPRAIVYVAPPFRHTHFNGKQVVVHNRLDDCHEVFSYNLYPGPSAKKGVYSVLLDIGEQEDWVTAHASAARLTTQYDNELVIMHEGASGGGKSEMLQDIARTEDGRVLLSVNTVTGEPTILNLGRTARIEPVCDDMATCYPKLQTGSGKLTLVDGEDGWFLRMDGVTHYGCDPVYERICTQPSEPLCFFNIQGVVGATSLIWEHTLDSNGKPCPNPRAIVPREMVPHIVTEPVEVDIRSFGTRMPPSTRDNPNYGIMGMLHFIPPALAWMWRLVAPRGFKNPSIVGGGELKSEGVGSYWPFATGKRVKQANLLLKQIIDNPNTRYVLIPNQHIGVYRVGFAAEWLSREWLSRHNGHVKRDKVTPARCPLLGYAMLEMTIEGQSIRSKFLRTETQDRMGEDGYDAGAKILTDFFAKELDKFYTDELDPLGKEIIDCFRKGGTIEDYCKLTPMHF
- the nrdG gene encoding anaerobic ribonucleoside-triphosphate reductase activating protein codes for the protein MEDSLRLAGVVRESIVDGPGIRYTIFVQGCPHNCPGCHNPQTHDFAGGTDTPIQTVLDEIDASPFLKGVTFSGGEPFCQAAGLLPLAKALKARGKHLMAYTGYTFEELLSLNDSAVRPLLEQLDLLVDGRFIEAEKSLALKFRGSSNQRVLDVPASLQANAPVWAEAYR
- a CDS encoding chitobiase/beta-hexosaminidase C-terminal domain-containing protein yields the protein MAINLATGYSDEIASAFSRDSFIKGKTATTFDLTGVKTLKVYTPVTVDEVDYVREGSSRYGAPIEMQDTVQELTMTQDKAFTLTIDKGNNLDQNLVKRAADMLRLQLKEKSAPAADKYALRRFANMAGTIAVSDKPTKSNIISLIGEGMQALDDGLVPPDGRYLYISSEMHKFICLSDEFTAIDPLGAKSVAKGICGEVLGMEVVRVPESYMPENCWFLITHKDAVLMPYKIADAKVHEDPVGVSGALIEGRHYYDAFVLGAKCAGVYACVNTGTVTADPVNSDGTLTCADGGAVIRYTLDGSDPRYSDSAKEYVSKVTVQEGETLRAYAVADGKYPSKVV
- a CDS encoding anaerobic ribonucleoside triphosphate reductase; its protein translation is MITQIVKRDGRTVAFELDKIADAIFKAAQASGGRDYEMSTELASQVEQELEAESLTCPTVEQVQDVVEKVLVKSGHARTAKKYILYRNERTRVREMNTRLMKVYEDLTFQSSLENDVKRENANIDGDTAMGTMLKYGSEGAKQFYDMFILDPEHSKAHREGDIHIHDLDFLTLTTTCCQIDLLKLFQDGFSTGHGFLREPNDIRSYSALACIAIQSNQNDQHGGQSVPNFDYSMAPGVKKTFRRAFTDNLTKALEIYLEQEDGELMSKAIISRCEKETGKWACFAGDNGFDEAVRAVLLEQMDEKLADKILRFVRKYAVKETRRATYQAMEALVHNLNTMHSRAGAQIPFSSLNYGTDTSAEGRLVMECLLLATEAGLGNGETSIFPIHIFKVKDGINFNPGEPNYDLFQLAMRVSAKRMFPNFSFLDAPFNLQYYKPGHPETECAYMGCRTRVIGNVYDPTREIVNGRGNLSFTSINLPRIAMRSHGDIDFFFEDLDRKIDLVIDQLLARFKIQCQKKVRNYPFLMGEGVWIDSEKLNPDDSVAEVLKHGTLTCGFIGLAECLKALLGVHHGESEEAQNLGLEIVKHMRDRMDQASQEYHLNFSLIATPAEGLAGRFVKIDRERYGLIEGVTDREYYTNSFHVPVYFPIGAFEKIRREAPYHALTNGGHISYIELDGDPTQNLEAFEQVVRFMKEAGIGYGAINHPIDRDPVCGYTGIIGDVCPRCGRHEGEGVPLAKLRKLGLYKNYNSTTIGYHGDPSEEADRRPNPVK
- a CDS encoding ferritin family protein encodes the protein MNNCVHNMLMLPWPKVGAQNSNPALVRALFGVYAGAHSELTAASQYFYNSLRLEEDADLAELFACIAQNEILHLRRLGELIGRYGGNPKLLSFAGGRPHWWSSGVVSYEKDRDKMLRQAIAGEREAIRAYRQLAARMDEQPRALIERIIQDEQHHIELFQRALGETV